The DNA window TATGGCCCTCGATGAGCAACGGCACGCGGCTCAGCCGGGACAGGAAACGGGGAATCGGCTCGCAGGAATGCCCCGTACGCGCTCCCGCGATCATGGAGTCGAGAGCGGGAAGCGCCGCTCTGAGCTCCTCGACCGGGTCGCTTCTGAAGCTCGTACCGAAGGCATCCTCGCCGGTGAGCTCGTCGTAGAGCCAGAGGCTCGCCGCTTCGGACAGCTCGGGCTCGTCCTGCCACAGCCGGGCCAGCCGCGCGAGCGCACGCGGGTCCCGCCAGCCCTTCACGAAAGCTGCCGAAGCGAGCCGGCTCTCGCTCTCGTTGGGGGCGCCTCGGAATGCCGGTGGCTCCGTGCTTCGGAATCGCCGGAACGTCTCCCGGTTCTGAAAGTAGGAGAAGTTCTCCAGGATGTCCTTCGGCGTTTCGTACTCGAGCGTGGGCCAGGTGTCGGTAGAAACGATACTTCTGCGCGTCCTCAGAAGGACGGACATCGAGTCCAAGAACCGATCCATATCCTCGGCTTTGACTACGAGATCGCTCAGGAGCTCCAGGGGCGAGCCGGACGGCAGCTCGCGGAGATAAGGCTTCATCTCGAGTCGAGCCTGGTCGGCTCGTATGGAATCCAGATCGACTTCGAGAGGCTCGTTGCTCGCCACGACGAAAGCCTGGTGTCGATGGTTCCACAGGCTCACGTGAGGAAACACCGCTTGGACGGTGTTCACGACGAGGAACAGGTTTCTCGCAGAAAGATGATGGATGGGAAACCACTGGAGGAGGACCCCGTTTCTCCGAAGCCGGGCCTTGGCGTGCTCGTAGAACTCTCGACTGTAGATCGCACCGACGCCCGCGAACCAGATGCTCGACACTTCGACGGTGATCACGTCGTACCGATCGAAGCTCTCGAACAGAACGCTCCGCCCGTCCTCGGGCACGAGCCTCAAGTTGGCTCGATCGAGAATGTTCCCGTTCACGTCGCTGAAGTAGCGGCGGGCCCCCTCGACGATGGGTCCGCTGAGCTCGGCGCAAACGACCTCCTCGAATCCGTGGGCGGCGAGCGCCGCGAGAGTGACGCCGGTACCGAGCCCGATGGCGAAGGCGCGCTCGCGTCCCGCGGTGAACAAAGTGGGGATGTTGGCGGCACGGTGCTGGATGGGAATCTCCTCCGCGTTGTCGCCCTGGAACTTTCCGTTGGTCAAGAGCGTGCGAACTCCTCGCTCTTCGACCACGCTGGTGAGACCGCCGGTCGCGTCTTCACGCAGGTACAGAATTCGGCCCGCCGCGCTCGCGGAATCACCGAGATAGACCGCCGCCGCCATGTTCAACGCGTTGAAATCCCAGCTCACCGGAAGCGCCGGCGCCCAGAGGAGCGCGCTGACCGAGACGGCCGCGGCCAGACGCCGCCACGAAAAATCCGCGATCGCCGAGATTGCGAGTCCCCCGGTGACGAGCAGCAGAGAGCCGAGAAGCTCGAGCGACGAGAGACTGCCCAGTGCCGGAAGAAGGACATAGGGACCCGAGACAGCTCCGAGCACCGCCCCGACGGTGTTGATGGCGTAAACCTGTCCCACGCGCGCTCCAAAGTGCGACCGCCCGGCAGAAGCACAGTGAAGTGTCAGCGGAAAGGTGATGCCGAACGCGGCCGTCGGCAGAAGCATCAACCCGAGGGCAACGGCGAACCGAACGCCCTCCATCAAGGCGAAGCTCGGTGACGCCCGAGCGAACGCGAGAAAGAGCGCCGGGATTTCGTCCCAAAGCTCGAGAGTCAGCAGGACCGAGACACCGGCCACCGCGAGCGAGAGCCCGATCCAGTTGGCGGCCCGTCGTTCACGGGACGCGAGTCGTCGCGCGAGCAAGGATCCGATGGCGAGCCCCAGCAGGAGCGAGCCAAGCATGAGACCGAATGCGTACACCGAATTTCCGAGGAGAATGGCAAGTAGATGCGTCCAGACGATCTCGAGAGCGAAGGATAGAAAGCCGCTGGCAAAAGCCGCGAAAAGCAGCACCCGAATCGAAATATGGCCGCGATGGCGCGCCGCGAGGACGGCAACGAGCGCCGCCACGAGTGTTATGGCGATCCGGGGTCCGTGGCGATAGAAGAGGGCGAGTGTCCATCCCACCAGGTCGATTCGTTCCCAGAAGACGTCGATGAGACCGAGCGCGATGAGAACGGCGACGAACGGGGCAACCCGAAGGGGTCGGGAGGTTCGCCGAAGCGTCGCCGACTCCACGTTTCGCTCGTTCACGCTCACGGTCTCCGGAGGACCGGGTCGGGGGACGGGCTTCGAGCGTCGAAACGCCGCCACGGCGATGGAGAAATTGATGACGGTGGCGAGAACCATGCTTCCGACGAGGCCGAGATTG is part of the Vicinamibacteria bacterium genome and encodes:
- a CDS encoding fused MFS/spermidine synthase codes for the protein MRDSNPSVRLLALFFVGSGFSALAYQVVLSRYAQLIVGATAYAISALLVAFMLGMSLGAAFGGRWADRTEHPLRVYAVAEGAIGLYCLCFPVFFPYLTELYLALMPAIGEGSFAARNAVRFTLGVSAFLVPTFFMGITTPAFARAVASAREDSGTWLARLYGWNTLGASLGALTTAYLLVPNLGLVGSMVLATVINFSIAVAAFRRSKPVPRPGPPETVSVNERNVESATLRRTSRPLRVAPFVAVLIALGLIDVFWERIDLVGWTLALFYRHGPRIAITLVAALVAVLAARHRGHISIRVLLFAAFASGFLSFALEIVWTHLLAILLGNSVYAFGLMLGSLLLGLAIGSLLARRLASRERRAANWIGLSLAVAGVSVLLTLELWDEIPALFLAFARASPSFALMEGVRFAVALGLMLLPTAAFGITFPLTLHCASAGRSHFGARVGQVYAINTVGAVLGAVSGPYVLLPALGSLSSLELLGSLLLVTGGLAISAIADFSWRRLAAAVSVSALLWAPALPVSWDFNALNMAAAVYLGDSASAAGRILYLREDATGGLTSVVEERGVRTLLTNGKFQGDNAEEIPIQHRAANIPTLFTAGRERAFAIGLGTGVTLAALAAHGFEEVVCAELSGPIVEGARRYFSDVNGNILDRANLRLVPEDGRSVLFESFDRYDVITVEVSSIWFAGVGAIYSREFYEHAKARLRRNGVLLQWFPIHHLSARNLFLVVNTVQAVFPHVSLWNHRHQAFVVASNEPLEVDLDSIRADQARLEMKPYLRELPSGSPLELLSDLVVKAEDMDRFLDSMSVLLRTRRSIVSTDTWPTLEYETPKDILENFSYFQNRETFRRFRSTEPPAFRGAPNESESRLASAAFVKGWRDPRALARLARLWQDEPELSEAASLWLYDELTGEDAFGTSFRSDPVEELRAALPALDSMIAGARTGHSCEPIPRFLSRLSRVPLLIEGHTGENLDGTGPADAIDSIFDPRLGNGWRVRPDGRPVRLDLRLDRPTALEAIHLVVRPLDGSVVRARVLGRDPSGAWLPLASGSQMDEVLCEARRSLRLNAFVPDLDGIRIELEGEGNSFRVALHEIWVEARRGGES